One segment of Alnus glutinosa chromosome 2, dhAlnGlut1.1, whole genome shotgun sequence DNA contains the following:
- the LOC133860977 gene encoding uncharacterized protein LOC133860977, with amino-acid sequence MDPDAALGLVKHGATLLLLNVPQHTLVGIDTQMLSAGPVFKGIKMIPPGPHFVYYSSSSRDGKEFSPIIGFFIDASPSEVIVRRWDQKEERLVKISEEEEESYCQAVKSLEFDRQLGPYNLSQYGDWKHLSNFITKSVIERIEPIGGEITVACEPGMVKNTPKTAMEKALVEQLKTSNFSTSVGESQSRRCYYTSIPRVVKQKGIHGQELTSMNLDKTQLLESLLIKDYGSSEDILLGELQFAFIAFLMGQSLEAFLQWKSLVSLLFGCTEAPFRTRTQLFTKFIKVVYYQLKYGLQKDCTDTSGAVGQASTLVDDSWFSADSFLHRLCKDFFLLMQDASPVDGHLLSWTRKLQELLEKSLGWEFQLNSGADGMYLEEDDEFAPVVEMLDDPSFS; translated from the exons ATGGATCCCGACGCAGCTTTAGGGCTCGTAAAGCACGGCGCTACACTTCTCCTCCTCAATGTTCCTCAGCACACCCTCGTGGGCATCGATACTCAG ATGCTTTCTGCTGGGCCTGTTTTTAAGGGTATTAAGATGATTCCTCCAGGTCCTCATTTTGTGTATTATAGTTCATCGAGCAg AGATGGAAAGGAGTTCTCACCAATTATTGGCTTCTTTATAGACGCTAGCCCCTCTGAG GTAATTGTTCGTAGGTGGGATCAAAAGGAGGAACGATTAGTCAAAATATCGGAAGAAGAG GAAGAGAGTTATTGTCAAGCAGTTAAAAGTTTGGAGTTTGACAGACAACTTGGTCCTTACAATCTAAGCCAGTATGGAGATTGGAAACACTTATCAAATTTCATCACGAAGAGTGTTATTGAACGGATTG AACCCATTGGAGGAGAAATTACTGTTGCATGTGAACCTGGAATGgttaaaaacactccaaaaaCAGCGATGGAGAAAGCACTAGTTGAGCAGTTGAAGACTAGTAACTTCTCAACATCTGTTGGCGAGTCTCAGAGCAGAAGATGTTACTATACATCAATTCCACGAGTTGTCAAACAAAAAGGAATTCATGGGCAAGAACTTACTTCCATGAATCTTGACAAG ACACAACTATTAGAAAGTTTATTGATAAAAGATTATGGAAGTTCTGAAGACATACTTCTTGGGGAGCTGCAATTTGCATTTATTGCATTTTTG ATGGGACAATCACTTGAAGCGTTTCTGCAGTGGAAATCTTTGGTTAGCCTTTTATTTGGATGTACTGAAGCT CCTTTCCGTACAAGGACTCAGCTATTCACAAAG TTCATTAAGGTCGTCTACTATCAACTGAAATATGGGCTTCAAAAAGATTGCACAGATACCAGTGGTGCAGTGGGACAGGCATCAACACTGGTGGATGATTCATGGTTTTCTGCCGATAGCTTTTTGCACCGTCTTTGCAAG GACTTCTTTTTGTTGATGCAAGATGCTTCACCTGTTGACGGACATCTTCTGTCATGG ACGAGGAAACTTCAGGAGCTGCTTGAGAAGAGTCTAGGGTGGGAGTTTCAGCTGAACAGTGGAGCTGATGGAATGTACTTGGAAGAAGATGATGAG TTTGCCCCTGTAGTTGAGATGTTGGATGACCCTAGTTTTAGCTAG
- the LOC133861290 gene encoding uncharacterized protein LOC133861290 isoform X1 — MDEDTSLWTGSEDESDDKKDPKSNLEEEIRRVRQQAKEHSELIDADDSDELRSVWSGSDEEKTLWTGSEGDDDDDIPTEAYPNQSSDKHIDKLFEFDEMPKYRTLSELLKAEDEPEELSPGKQARKIAVENALKKLKKGPDGRYTNVWEVMSDLDILIGAFENIVSGPEYAELRQGGPKKLNIQFFKDIQARMRDPNYKFSPELKLKPKSKVVSRKKWQKAQSRRRKAQKR, encoded by the coding sequence ATGGATGAAGATACTAGTCTATGGACAGGAAGTGAAGATGAAAGCGATGATAAAAAAGATCCGAAAAGTAATCTTGAAGAAGAAATCCGGAGAGTGAGACAACAGGCAAAGGAACACTCTGAGCTAATTGATGCTGATGACAGTGATGAGTTAAGAAGTGTGTGGTCTGGGAGTGATGAGGAGAAGACGCTGTGGACTGGTAGTGAGGGTGATGATGACGACGATATTCCTACAGAAGCCTACCCAAATCAAAGTAGTGATAAGCATATAGATAAATTGTTTGAGTTTGACGAAATGCCTAAATATCGAACACTCTCTGAATTATTGAAAGCTGAAGATGAACCAGAAGAGTTGTCCCCAGGAAAGCAAGCTAGGAAAATTGCAGTTGAGAAtgctttgaaaaaattgaagaaagggCCAGATGGGCGTTACACTAATGTGTGGGAGGTCATGAGTGATTTAGACATTCTAATTGGAGCATTTGAAAATATTGTTTCTGGACCAGAGTATGCCGAACTTAGACAAGGAGGGCCTAAGAAATTGAATATTCAGTTCTTCAAGGATATACAAGCACGTATGAGAGATCCAAATTATAAGTTCTCACCTGAGTTAAAGTTGAAGCCGAAGAGCAAAGTAGTTTCAAGAAAGAAGTGGCAGAAGGCACAATCTAGACGGAGGAAAGCACAAAAGCGTTAA
- the LOC133860840 gene encoding BURP domain protein USPL1-like, which translates to MALKFVSLILLSNILLLTCDRGYGARKTSTEQEWQQSRSREEEKKQLMEDPKLGYVTINDLHVGKTITIQVPTRVPSSLPHFLPREEADSIPFSVEEFPNLLQLFSISQHSPQAKAIKRALEDCESKPIKEVKFCATSLEFMAFSVRAIFGSQAPFKVVSTTSFTKSNTLLQNYTFLEVKELPTSMTVACHDLPYPYAVFYCHDLGDTKVFEISLGGGEHGERVTAFFICHMDTSGFAPDHIAFRVLGLKPGTTPVCHYVFPGSLLWVRY; encoded by the exons ATGGCTCTcaaatttgtttctttaattctCTTATCTAATATTTTGCTCTTGACG TGTGACCGTGGCTATGGAGCAAGGAAGACGAGTACTGAACAGGAATGGCAACAATCAAGAAGccgtgaagaagaaaagaagcagCTGATGGAGGATCCGAAACTAGGATACGTCACCATAAATGACCTACATGTTGGGAAAACAATTACAATCCAAGTCCCAACCAGAGTCCCCTCTTCTTTACCTCACTTCTTGCCTAGAGAAGAAGCTGATTCCATTCCTTTCTCAGTTGAAGAATTCCCAAATCTCCTTCAACTCTTCTCAATCTCTCAACATTCTCCCCAAGCCAAAGCAATCAAGAGGGCACTGGAAGATTGTGAATCTAAACCCATTAAAGAAGTGAAGTTTTGTGCCACCTCCTtagagttcatggctttttCTGTGCGTGCCATTTTTGGATCGCAAGCCCCTTTCAAAGTTGTAAGCACAACCAGCTTCACAAAATCGAACACCCTTCTCCAGAACTACACTTTTCTGGAAGTTAAAGAGTTGCCAACTTCAATGACGGTGGCATGTCATGATCTGCCTTACCCTTATGCAGTTTTTTACTGCCATGATCTGGGTGACACCAAGGTTTTCGAGATTTCACTGGGTGGCGGTGAGCATGGAGAAAGAGTGACAGCTTTTTTTATTTGCCACATGGACACGTCTGGCTTTGCACCCGACCACATCGCGTTTCGCGTTCTCGGCCTCAAGCCAGGAACAACTCCTGTGTGCCACTACGTCTTTCCAGGAAGTCTTCTTTGGGTTCGATACTAA
- the LOC133861290 gene encoding uncharacterized protein LOC133861290 isoform X2, producing the protein MARRLYSRLSLLPSLCKVPKPHFQPSVSPRLETLSDSAGSGSRHHINFGFYPNFQASRSYARGRGKHYDLFGTAKLGDEDFRKAWKKEMDEDTSLWTGSEDESDDKKDPKSNLEEEIRRVRQQAKEHSELIDADDSDELRSVWSGSDEEKTLWTGSEGDDDDDIPTEAYPNQSSDKHIDKLFEFDEMPKYRTLSELLKAEDEPEELSPGKQARKIAVENALKKLKKGPDGRYTNVWEVMSDLDILIGAFENIVSGPEYAELRQGGPKKLNIQFFKDIQARMRDPNYKFSPELKLKPKSKVVSRKKWQKAQSRRRKAQKR; encoded by the exons ATGGCTCGCAGGCTCTATTCCCGCCTTTCCCTCCTCCCATCTCTTTGCAAAGTTCCAAAACCCCATTTTCAACCTTCAGTTTCTCCAAG ATTAGAGACCCTTTCTGATTCAGCTGGAAGTGGTTCAAGACATCACATTAATTTTGGGTTTTACCCAAATTTTCAAG CATCACGATCATATGCTCGTGGTAGGGGCAAACATTATGATCTTTTTGGCACTGCAAAACTAGGTGATGAGGATTTCAGAAAAGCGTGGAAGAAAGAGATGGATGAAGATACTAGTCTATGGACAGGAAGTGAAGATGAAAGCGATGATAAAAAAGATCCGAAAAGTAATCTTGAAGAAGAAATCCGGAGAGTGAGACAACAGGCAAAGGAACACTCTGAGCTAATTGATGCTGATGACAGTGATGAGTTAAGAAGTGTGTGGTCTGGGAGTGATGAGGAGAAGACGCTGTGGACTGGTAGTGAGGGTGATGATGACGACGATATTCCTACAGAAGCCTACCCAAATCAAAGTAGTGATAAGCATATAGATAAATTGTTTGAGTTTGACGAAATGCCTAAATATCGAACACTCTCTGAATTATTGAAAGCTGAAGATGAACCAGAAGAGTTGTCCCCAGGAAAGCAAGCTAGGAAAATTGCAGTTGAGAAtgctttgaaaaaattgaagaaagggCCAGATGGGCGTTACACTAATGTGTGGGAGGTCATGAGTGATTTAGACATTCTAATTGGAGCATTTGAAAATATTGTTTCTGGACCAGAGTATGCCGAACTTAGACAAGGAGGGCCTAAGAAATTGAATATTCAGTTCTTCAAGGATATACAAGCACGTATGAGAGATCCAAATTATAAGTTCTCACCTGAGTTAAAGTTGAAGCCGAAGAGCAAAGTAGTTTCAAGAAAGAAGTGGCAGAAGGCACAATCTAGACGGAGGAAAGCACAAAAGCGTTAA